Proteins encoded by one window of Acetivibrio thermocellus ATCC 27405:
- a CDS encoding M56 family metallopeptidase codes for MTKLFELFLQNSFTGIIFILVILIIRQLTKNFSKRYVTVLWILLLAELLFTPLVTGPFHTIRNVAILNFNDGVYDSSESLGQNQINYNNSDTYKQIEGVNSTGNSNLSLARKIQENRIDKDNLTENNITSSNNDSSIPTEKHRLAEYLSFVWLSGIIVFTVYFLIQYIKLRHMLKGAIKVDNNIWETSACDIPFVMPGIPSKIYIPVGLEGRQREDILTHEREHIRHFDPWIKCLATIALTVHWFNPFVWIAFSLMGKDIEMYCDERVLRGKGLNEKKQYSQTILDFSKKANGLPLAIGFAKNNTENRIKHILCSKKPHRIMNIVLVAVILACGVLFLTAGKKYAENTYNENKLNGTQRENNISDTEKTPASGKESASDNNAADDSKAENEAVTENQNSYTEEEEFWDEKLIVGTTFEPDPNLKKRILDAPDYASDWGSFHPVFEGNMTENINLIGKTQHFLLYGTSNTESMIVKTPDNRYISAKVPYTSHYMFQPLVNEMDYDRDGENELAIIIYVKHGTGCSIKTLFMVDKANDGKWYMYQLLENEYLPQLEAKFDTVYTEDSIKLLLDGKHVGLTKPMDNEFRNSSVNYKFHAGMQIQIHFVEDRIELNADLLGYSDTFFSGEFTGHRINADIAYLGEGKWELKNFRYRDINMDLVIEDALTMYFTGRTEELNQYYMADGFHLKEIRKKSNDASVLNISYPVDNMDSGKVEAHATVRLDSSSSLINVTVSMKLTDSLNGTWKIVGIDVSGL; via the coding sequence ATGACCAAGTTATTTGAACTGTTCCTGCAAAACAGCTTTACCGGTATAATTTTTATATTGGTAATATTAATAATAAGGCAGCTTACCAAAAACTTTTCAAAAAGATACGTTACTGTTCTTTGGATTCTGCTGCTTGCAGAACTGTTGTTTACTCCGCTGGTCACAGGTCCGTTTCATACAATACGAAATGTCGCAATCCTTAATTTTAATGATGGCGTCTATGACAGCTCCGAAAGTTTAGGGCAAAATCAAATAAACTACAATAACTCTGATACATATAAACAAATAGAAGGAGTTAATTCAACCGGTAACAGTAATTTAAGCCTTGCACGCAAGATACAGGAAAACAGGATTGATAAAGACAATTTGACTGAAAATAATATCACATCTTCAAATAATGACAGTTCCATTCCCACAGAAAAGCACAGATTGGCAGAATATTTATCCTTTGTATGGCTTTCGGGAATCATAGTATTCACTGTTTATTTCCTTATACAATATATAAAATTGAGGCACATGCTAAAAGGGGCTATTAAAGTGGATAATAACATATGGGAAACTTCAGCCTGTGACATTCCATTTGTTATGCCCGGTATTCCTTCTAAAATCTACATTCCGGTCGGGCTTGAAGGACGCCAGCGTGAGGATATTCTTACACATGAAAGGGAGCATATCAGGCATTTTGATCCGTGGATAAAATGCCTGGCAACCATTGCTTTGACTGTACACTGGTTCAATCCTTTTGTCTGGATTGCATTCTCCCTGATGGGAAAAGATATAGAAATGTATTGTGATGAACGTGTTTTAAGAGGAAAAGGACTAAATGAAAAAAAGCAATACTCACAAACCATACTGGATTTTTCAAAGAAAGCCAATGGGTTACCATTAGCAATAGGTTTTGCAAAAAATAATACTGAAAACAGAATTAAGCATATACTCTGTTCCAAAAAGCCACACCGTATCATGAATATTGTATTGGTTGCCGTAATACTGGCCTGCGGAGTATTGTTTCTTACAGCGGGAAAAAAGTATGCTGAAAATACATACAACGAAAACAAGCTGAATGGAACTCAAAGAGAAAATAATATCAGTGATACAGAAAAAACCCCGGCATCTGGGAAAGAATCAGCATCAGACAATAACGCAGCCGATGATTCGAAGGCTGAAAATGAAGCCGTAACCGAAAATCAGAATAGTTATACGGAAGAAGAGGAATTCTGGGATGAAAAATTAATCGTCGGAACTACTTTTGAACCGGATCCGAATTTAAAGAAACGTATACTGGATGCACCGGATTATGCCAGTGACTGGGGCAGTTTTCATCCTGTATTTGAGGGCAATATGACCGAAAATATCAATTTAATCGGAAAAACGCAGCACTTTTTGTTGTACGGTACCTCAAATACGGAAAGTATGATCGTAAAAACCCCGGACAACCGATATATCTCAGCAAAAGTACCATATACCTCCCACTACATGTTCCAGCCCCTTGTAAATGAGATGGATTATGATAGGGACGGCGAAAACGAACTTGCAATTATCATCTATGTTAAACATGGCACAGGCTGTTCAATAAAGACATTATTTATGGTCGATAAAGCAAACGACGGAAAATGGTATATGTACCAATTGCTTGAGAATGAATATCTGCCTCAGCTTGAAGCCAAATTTGATACAGTGTATACAGAAGACAGCATTAAACTATTACTTGACGGCAAACATGTCGGTCTGACGAAACCTATGGATAATGAATTCAGAAACAGCAGTGTCAACTATAAATTTCATGCCGGTATGCAGATTCAAATCCATTTCGTTGAAGACCGGATTGAACTGAATGCAGATCTCCTTGGATATTCTGATACCTTTTTTTCGGGAGAATTTACAGGGCACAGAATAAATGCAGATATTGCCTATCTTGGTGAGGGAAAATGGGAACTGAAAAATTTCCGATACAGAGATATCAATATGGACTTAGTGATTGAGGATGCGCTGACCATGTACTTTACCGGCCGAACCGAGGAATTGAACCAATATTACATGGCAGATGGATTTCACCTGAAAGAGATCAGGAAAAAGAGCAATGATGCATCTGTTCTCAATATATCATATCCGGTTGATAACATGGACAGCGGCAAAGTCGAAGCTCATGCAACAGTTCGCCTGGACAGCAGCAGCTCTTTAATCAATGTAACAGTTTCCATGAAGCTGACAGACTCATTAAACGGTACATGGAAAATTGTCGGAATTGATGTTTCGGGGCTGTAG
- a CDS encoding ABC transporter substrate-binding protein, translating to MKIKKSWLALILAALMAISVTACSGSKTETTKQDPTTKNQETNNNNNNNNNNNEENVLVVYTARSEELNKAVISEFEKETGIKVELVTAGTGELLKRVESEKDNPLGDILWAADRTMLAASEDLFMEYVSKEDGNMMEGFQNTTGYFSPAFADPAVFIVNTDLKGDIKIEGFEDLLNPKLKGKIAFGDPVNSSSAFQSLVAMLYAMGENNDPMSDKAWEFVDQFLKNLDGKMANSSSQVYKGVAEGEYIVGLTWEDPAAKYVKEGANVEVVFPKEGTIFPGESVQIIKNCKHPENAKKFVDFMLSEEVQNRVGSELTVRPLRKGAKLADYMTPQSEIKLFSNYDEGWVAANKLAITNKFSEHLESSMD from the coding sequence ATGAAAATTAAAAAAAGTTGGTTGGCACTTATATTAGCAGCCCTAATGGCAATTTCTGTGACTGCATGTTCGGGTTCAAAGACAGAAACGACTAAACAAGACCCAACAACTAAAAATCAAGAAACAAACAACAACAATAATAATAACAACAATAATAACGAAGAGAATGTATTAGTAGTATATACGGCAAGAAGTGAAGAATTAAATAAAGCTGTGATTTCAGAGTTTGAAAAAGAAACCGGAATCAAAGTTGAATTGGTAACAGCAGGTACAGGAGAATTGCTTAAGCGTGTAGAGTCAGAAAAAGACAACCCATTGGGTGATATTTTATGGGCAGCAGACCGTACCATGCTTGCTGCATCTGAGGATTTGTTCATGGAATATGTATCCAAGGAAGACGGAAATATGATGGAAGGATTCCAGAACACAACCGGATATTTTTCGCCGGCATTTGCAGATCCAGCGGTATTTATTGTCAATACTGACTTAAAAGGTGATATAAAAATCGAAGGGTTTGAAGATTTATTGAATCCTAAACTGAAAGGAAAGATTGCTTTTGGAGATCCTGTCAACTCCAGTTCGGCATTCCAGTCTTTAGTTGCAATGCTGTATGCTATGGGCGAAAACAATGACCCAATGTCCGATAAAGCATGGGAGTTTGTAGATCAATTCTTAAAGAACCTTGACGGCAAAATGGCTAACAGCTCCAGTCAGGTATATAAAGGTGTGGCAGAAGGTGAATATATTGTAGGACTTACCTGGGAAGACCCGGCTGCTAAATATGTAAAAGAGGGAGCTAACGTTGAGGTTGTATTCCCTAAAGAAGGAACCATTTTCCCGGGTGAATCTGTGCAGATTATAAAGAATTGCAAGCATCCGGAAAATGCAAAGAAATTTGTAGATTTCATGCTGTCTGAAGAGGTTCAGAACAGAGTGGGCTCCGAATTGACAGTTCGTCCTCTCAGAAAAGGTGCAAAATTGGCAGATTATATGACCCCTCAGTCCGAAATTAAGTTATTCAGTAACTATGATGAAGGATGGGTTGCTGCAAACAAATTGGCAATTACAAACAAGTTTAGCGAGCACCTGGAATCATCTATGGACTAA
- a CDS encoding ABC transporter permease — protein MNTAKKKLNIWLVLALAILALFLIFVVYPIGLILYKSILMEDGTISFSYFTKFFSKKFYWSTLVNSFKVTIASTLVSAVLGLIMAYLLRSIKIKGSKYLNILIVISYLSPPFIGAYAWVQLLGRNGVITRILNSVFNAKLGGIYGFAGIVLVFSLQSFPLVYMYVSGALKNLDNSLNEAAESLGCSTVQRVWKVIVPLITPTLLASSLLVFMRVFSDFGTPMLIGEGYKTFPVLLYSQFMGEVSTDAHYAAALCVIVIVITLVLFFLQKYIGNRLTYSMSALKPMEPQKVTGIRNVLAHGFVYLVVLAAILPQLTVITTSFLETRGASYTGQFTLQNYKNIIMPKNISTITNTYLFGLAAIILVVILGVLISYLTVRKRSFLTSILDTLTMFPYIIPGSVLGISFLYAFNKKPLLLSGTAIIVIISLCIRRMPYTIRSSTAIIGQISPSVEEAAISLGSTEVKTFVKITVPMMMAGVLSGAIMSWITLISELSSSIILYTSKTQTLTVAIYTEVIRSNFGNAAAYSTVLTITSVLSLLLFFKVSGSEDISV, from the coding sequence ATGAATACCGCAAAAAAGAAATTGAACATATGGCTGGTATTGGCATTGGCAATACTAGCTTTGTTTCTTATTTTTGTAGTGTATCCGATAGGTCTTATTCTATATAAAAGTATTTTGATGGAAGATGGCACAATAAGTTTTTCTTACTTTACGAAATTCTTCTCCAAAAAGTTTTATTGGAGTACGCTGGTTAACAGTTTTAAGGTTACCATAGCTTCAACTTTGGTATCAGCTGTTTTGGGACTAATTATGGCTTATTTGTTAAGAAGCATAAAGATTAAAGGCAGCAAGTATTTAAACATTCTTATTGTTATATCTTATTTGTCACCTCCGTTTATAGGAGCCTATGCATGGGTACAGCTTCTTGGAAGAAACGGAGTAATAACAAGAATTTTAAATTCTGTTTTCAATGCTAAACTGGGCGGTATTTATGGATTTGCAGGTATTGTTCTTGTTTTCTCATTGCAGTCTTTCCCATTGGTTTATATGTATGTTTCAGGCGCATTGAAAAACTTGGATAATTCCTTGAATGAAGCGGCAGAAAGCCTTGGATGTTCAACTGTTCAAAGGGTTTGGAAAGTTATTGTGCCGTTGATAACTCCAACGTTGCTGGCCAGTTCACTGTTGGTTTTCATGCGTGTCTTCTCAGACTTTGGTACGCCGATGCTTATCGGTGAGGGTTACAAGACATTCCCGGTACTATTGTATAGCCAGTTTATGGGTGAGGTAAGTACCGACGCCCACTATGCAGCAGCCCTTTGTGTTATTGTAATTGTAATTACATTGGTTTTGTTTTTCTTGCAGAAGTACATTGGAAATCGTCTGACCTACTCTATGTCAGCGTTAAAACCGATGGAGCCGCAAAAAGTGACCGGGATTCGCAATGTTCTTGCCCACGGCTTTGTATATTTAGTTGTATTGGCTGCAATTTTACCGCAGTTAACAGTAATTACCACATCCTTCCTGGAAACAAGAGGTGCTTCATATACCGGTCAATTTACTTTGCAAAATTATAAAAATATTATAATGCCGAAAAATATCAGTACAATAACCAACACGTATCTATTTGGTTTGGCTGCAATAATATTGGTTGTAATTCTGGGAGTATTGATATCTTACTTAACGGTAAGAAAGAGGTCTTTCTTAACCTCCATACTGGATACATTGACAATGTTCCCATATATTATACCCGGTTCCGTATTGGGTATTTCATTCTTGTATGCGTTTAACAAAAAGCCGCTGTTACTTAGCGGAACAGCAATCATAGTTATTATTTCATTGTGTATCAGGCGTATGCCTTATACAATCCGTTCCAGTACGGCTATAATAGGACAGATAAGTCCAAGTGTTGAAGAAGCTGCAATCAGCCTGGGATCTACAGAGGTAAAGACATTTGTAAAGATAACTGTACCGATGATGATGGCCGGTGTATTATCCGGTGCAATTATGAGCTGGATTACCCTGATTAGTGAGCTGAGTTCCTCCATTATTCTATATACAAGTAAAACTCAGACTTTGACTGTGGCAATTTATACGGAAGTCATTCGCAGTAACTTTGGAAATGCGGCTGCCTATTCAACGGTATTGACAATTACCAGTGTTTTATCCTTGCTGTTGTTCTTTAAGGTATCGGGAAGTGAGGATATAAGTGTATAG
- a CDS encoding ABC transporter ATP-binding protein, translating into MSVAISIENVVKRFGKETVINGLSLEIKPGEFFTLLGPSGCGKTTLLRMIIGFNSIEGGQIKIDGKVINNIPTNKRNMGMVFQNYAIFPHMSVKDNIAFGLKNRKVPKAEIEKRVDEILKIVKIDHLKDRMPHKMSGGQQQRIALARAIVIHPEVLLMDEPLSNLDAKLRTEMRNAIKQIQQQVGITTVYVTHDQEEALAVSDRIAVMNGGVIQQIDTPKNIYQRPANTFVSTFIGLSNIMDGKLESNENGKALIRIGDYKFQMNNIKKDCGSNCPVKVSVRPEEFIINKETEEGIPVTVKSSVFLGVTTHYFVETKEGQEIEVIQSSDIGEIIPNGKKVHLKVQVQKINVFSEDGSRSFIDREVRP; encoded by the coding sequence ATGAGTGTAGCTATCAGTATAGAGAATGTTGTAAAGCGTTTTGGAAAAGAGACAGTTATAAACGGATTATCATTGGAAATAAAACCGGGAGAATTTTTTACATTGCTTGGACCGTCCGGTTGCGGAAAGACCACGCTGCTTCGTATGATAATCGGATTTAATTCCATTGAAGGCGGACAGATTAAAATTGATGGGAAAGTAATAAATAATATTCCTACCAATAAGAGAAATATGGGTATGGTATTTCAAAACTATGCGATATTTCCACATATGTCGGTTAAGGATAATATAGCCTTTGGATTGAAAAACAGGAAAGTACCCAAAGCTGAGATTGAGAAAAGAGTAGATGAAATCTTAAAAATTGTTAAGATAGATCATTTAAAAGACCGAATGCCGCACAAAATGTCCGGTGGACAACAACAGCGTATTGCCCTGGCCAGAGCAATTGTTATTCATCCTGAGGTTCTTTTGATGGATGAGCCTCTTTCCAATTTGGACGCAAAACTGCGTACAGAGATGCGAAACGCTATAAAACAGATTCAGCAGCAGGTGGGGATTACAACAGTGTATGTAACCCACGACCAGGAGGAAGCGTTGGCGGTATCTGACAGAATTGCAGTTATGAATGGCGGAGTAATTCAGCAGATTGATACCCCTAAAAATATTTATCAGCGTCCGGCGAACACATTTGTTTCGACGTTTATTGGACTTTCCAACATAATGGATGGAAAGCTTGAGAGCAATGAAAACGGCAAAGCTTTAATAAGAATTGGTGATTATAAGTTTCAAATGAATAATATTAAAAAGGACTGTGGCTCCAATTGCCCTGTTAAAGTGTCGGTTCGACCTGAAGAGTTTATTATTAACAAAGAAACCGAAGAAGGCATTCCGGTTACAGTGAAAAGCAGTGTTTTTCTTGGAGTTACAACCCATTATTTTGTTGAAACCAAAGAGGGGCAGGAGATAGAGGTAATACAAAGTTCAGATATTGGAGAAATAATTCCAAACGGTAAGAAAGTTCATCTTAAAGTACAGGTGCAAAAAATAAATGTGTTCAGTGAAGATGGCAGCAGAAGCTTTATAGATAGGGAGGTCCGCCCATGA
- a CDS encoding BlaI/MecI/CopY family transcriptional regulator: MKYYLNDSEYRFMCIVWDVEPINSMELVRICYDKLGWKKSTTFTVIRNLCKKKILSNENAVVKALVSRNSIQKQEVRDFLDKKFQGSLPAFISAFLQDKKLTREEAEYLQKLIDDAKEDE, translated from the coding sequence ATGAAATATTATTTAAACGACAGTGAATATCGGTTTATGTGCATTGTATGGGATGTGGAGCCCATAAATTCAATGGAACTCGTAAGGATATGTTATGATAAGCTTGGGTGGAAAAAATCCACAACATTTACTGTAATCCGAAACCTGTGCAAAAAAAAGATTCTTTCCAATGAGAATGCAGTAGTTAAGGCACTTGTTTCGCGTAACAGTATTCAAAAGCAGGAAGTCCGTGACTTTCTGGATAAAAAATTTCAGGGAAGTCTGCCTGCATTTATCTCAGCGTTTTTACAGGATAAAAAGCTGACACGGGAAGAAGCTGAATATCTTCAGAAACTCATAGACGATGCTAAGGAGGATGAATAA